Proteins encoded within one genomic window of Acidovorax sp. 107:
- a CDS encoding DMT family transporter has product MSLVGSYVALSKPLAAVLPVLLLAWMRFGIGGIAMLHWLKKPDNEPPLTPQTRRLLFLESFLGNFLFTICMIYGVSLTDAVSAGVTMAAIPAAVALMGWAFLGERVAPRTWMAVLCAVVGIALFSLSKPEHAAHMEPALGAKNTENQAWWGQILLLGAVICEAAYTVIGKKLTGSLGPKRITSLINLWGFVLTTPFGLYLALDFPFASVGWGTWLLLLFYALAACMWTVWLWMTGLKAVPAAQGGVFSVMLPVSAALVGVLFLGEALTGMQLVAFAIALASVLLATLPSRAAVRVGRRRGNAG; this is encoded by the coding sequence ATGTCGCTGGTGGGCAGCTATGTGGCGCTGTCCAAACCGCTGGCGGCCGTGCTGCCCGTTCTCTTGCTCGCCTGGATGCGCTTTGGCATCGGGGGCATCGCCATGCTGCACTGGCTCAAGAAGCCCGACAACGAGCCGCCACTGACACCGCAGACCCGACGGCTGCTGTTCCTGGAGTCCTTTCTGGGCAACTTTCTGTTCACCATCTGCATGATCTATGGCGTGAGCCTGACCGATGCGGTTTCAGCAGGCGTCACCATGGCGGCCATTCCCGCGGCTGTGGCGTTGATGGGCTGGGCATTTTTAGGGGAGCGGGTGGCGCCCCGCACCTGGATGGCAGTGCTTTGCGCAGTGGTGGGCATCGCCCTGTTTTCGCTATCAAAACCAGAGCACGCGGCGCATATGGAACCGGCACTGGGAGCCAAAAACACTGAAAACCAGGCCTGGTGGGGCCAAATTCTGCTGCTGGGGGCGGTGATTTGTGAGGCCGCCTACACGGTGATCGGCAAGAAGCTCACCGGTAGCCTGGGGCCCAAGCGCATCACCTCGCTCATCAACCTGTGGGGCTTTGTGCTGACGACACCGTTCGGCCTGTATCTGGCGCTGGACTTTCCGTTTGCCTCGGTGGGCTGGGGCACCTGGCTCCTGCTGCTGTTCTATGCACTAGCGGCCTGCATGTGGACCGTGTGGTTGTGGATGACCGGACTCAAGGCCGTGCCCGCAGCGCAGGGCGGCGTCTTCTCGGTCATGCTGCCCGTGAGTGCAGCGCTGGTGGGCGTGCTGTTTTTGGGCGAGGCATTGACGGGCATGCAACTGGTTGCCTTTGCCATCGCCCTGGCCAGCGTGTTGCTGGCCACCCTGCCCTCGCGCGCGGCAGTGCGCGTGGGGCGGCGGCGTGGCAACGCCGGCTGA
- a CDS encoding gamma-glutamylcyclotransferase produces the protein MPEPSLPAAVPRHVFVYGTLRRGGSNDITRLLPAPRWVGFAQVAGMLFHLGAYPGMTLGGDRPVHGEVYAIEPALEVVLDVIEGLGGDHPTDEYCKREIVVTVEGQALSCLVYEIHPRYAQGARRIEHGDWLRAVGATPA, from the coding sequence ATGCCCGAGCCTTCTTTGCCAGCGGCCGTCCCGCGCCATGTGTTTGTGTACGGCACCTTGCGCCGTGGTGGGTCGAACGACATCACGCGCTTGTTGCCTGCACCGCGCTGGGTGGGGTTTGCGCAAGTTGCAGGGATGCTGTTCCACCTGGGGGCTTACCCCGGCATGACCCTGGGTGGCGACCGGCCGGTGCATGGCGAGGTGTACGCCATCGAGCCTGCGCTGGAGGTGGTGCTGGATGTTATTGAAGGACTGGGCGGGGATCACCCGACCGATGAGTACTGCAAGCGCGAAATTGTGGTGACGGTGGAGGGCCAAGCGCTGTCTTGTCTGGTGTACGAGATCCATCCCCGATATGCGCAGGGCGCACGCCGGATCGAGCACGGTGACTGGCTCAGGGCAGTTGGCGCTACACCCGCCTGA
- the aceA gene encoding isocitrate lyase, translated as MPQSLNEQLSREQQIAALEKDWAQNPRWKGVKRGYSAADVVRLRGSLPIEHTLAKRGAEKLWDKINGGAKKGYVNAFGAISAGQAMQQAKAGLEAVYLSGWQVAADGNTSETMYPDQSLYAYDSVPTMVRRINNTFKRADEIQWGRGINPGDKEFIDYFLPIVADAEAGFGGVLNAFELMKNMIASGAAGVHFEDQLAAVKKCGHMGGKVLVPTQEACEKLISARFAADVMGVSTIVLARTDAEAANLITSDHDANDKPFLTGERTQEGFYRVKNGLEQAISRGVAYAPYADLVWCETGVPDIGFAREFAQAVHAACPGKLLSYNCSPSFNWKKNLNDKQIASFQEDLSALGYKYQFITLAGIHINWFNTFQFAHAYAQGEGMKHYTEMVQEPEFAAREKGYTFVSHQQEVGAGYFDDVTTVIQGGSSSVKALTGSTEEEQFH; from the coding sequence ATGCCCCAATCTCTCAACGAACAACTGAGCCGCGAACAGCAAATTGCCGCCCTGGAAAAAGACTGGGCACAGAACCCCCGCTGGAAGGGTGTGAAGCGCGGCTACTCCGCTGCCGACGTGGTGCGCCTGCGCGGCTCGTTGCCCATCGAGCACACCCTGGCCAAACGCGGCGCTGAAAAGCTGTGGGACAAGATCAACGGCGGCGCCAAGAAGGGCTACGTCAACGCCTTCGGCGCCATCTCTGCCGGTCAGGCCATGCAGCAAGCCAAGGCTGGCCTCGAAGCCGTGTACCTGTCGGGCTGGCAAGTCGCCGCCGACGGCAACACCAGCGAAACCATGTACCCCGACCAGTCGCTGTACGCCTACGACTCGGTGCCCACCATGGTCCGCCGCATCAACAACACCTTCAAGCGCGCTGACGAAATCCAGTGGGGTCGTGGCATCAACCCCGGCGACAAGGAATTCATCGACTACTTTCTGCCTATCGTGGCTGACGCAGAAGCTGGTTTCGGCGGCGTGCTGAACGCGTTCGAGCTGATGAAGAACATGATCGCTTCGGGCGCTGCCGGTGTTCACTTCGAAGACCAACTGGCTGCCGTGAAGAAGTGCGGTCACATGGGTGGCAAGGTGCTGGTGCCTACGCAAGAAGCCTGCGAAAAACTGATCTCCGCACGTTTCGCTGCCGACGTGATGGGCGTGTCCACCATCGTGCTGGCCCGCACCGATGCCGAAGCCGCCAACCTGATCACGTCCGACCACGACGCCAACGACAAGCCTTTCCTGACCGGCGAGCGCACGCAAGAAGGCTTCTACCGCGTGAAGAACGGCCTGGAGCAAGCCATCAGCCGTGGCGTGGCCTACGCTCCTTACGCCGATCTGGTGTGGTGCGAAACCGGCGTGCCAGACATCGGATTTGCTCGTGAATTCGCTCAGGCCGTGCACGCTGCGTGCCCCGGCAAGCTGCTGTCCTACAACTGCTCGCCATCGTTTAACTGGAAGAAGAACCTGAACGACAAGCAGATCGCATCGTTCCAGGAAGACCTGTCCGCTCTGGGCTACAAGTACCAGTTCATCACGCTGGCCGGCATCCACATCAACTGGTTCAACACCTTCCAGTTCGCCCATGCATACGCCCAAGGCGAAGGCATGAAGCACTACACCGAGATGGTGCAAGAGCCAGAATTCGCAGCACGCGAAAAGGGCTACACCTTCGTGTCGCACCAACAAGAAGTGGGCGCAGGCTACTTCGACGACGTGACCACGGTGATCCAGGGCGGTTCGTCCTCCGTGAAGGCCCTGACGGGTTCGACCGAAGAAGAGCAGTTCCACTGA
- the thrS gene encoding threonine--tRNA ligase, with translation MIHITLPDGSQREFPGPVTVAEVAASIGSGLAKAALAGKISDKVVDTSYQITADSPLSIVTAKDADGLDVIRHSTAHLLAYAVKELFPDAQVTIGPVIENGFYYDFAYKRPFTPEDLVAIEKRMAELAAKDEPVVRRVLPRDEAVAYFKGLGEHYKAEIIASIPSNEDVSLYREGNFEDLCRGPHVPSTGKLKFFKLMKVAGAYWRGDHRNEMLQRVYGTAWATKDELQQYLTMLEEAEKRDHRKLGRELDLFHIDEHSPGTVFWHPKGWTVWQEVEQYMRRVYRDNGYQEVKGPQILDQGLWEKTGHWDKYRENMFVTESEKRDYALKPMNCPGHIIIFKQGIKSYRDLPLRFGEFGQCHRNEPTGGLHGIMRVRAFTQDDGHIFCTEDQIQSEVVAFTTLLQKVYKDFGFTHIIYKLSTRPEKRIGSEESWDRAENALAEGLRASGCEFEYLPGEGAFYGPKIEYTLKDALGRPWQCGTIQVDPNMPERLDAEFVGEDGDRHRPIMLHRAIVGSLERFIGILIEQHAGALPTWLAPVQVSVLNITDAQSDYCREIAAKLQKALPNQGLRVALDLRNEKITYKIREHSMQKLPYILVAGDKEKAAGAVAVRARGNRDLGVMSVDAFIELIANDIATKA, from the coding sequence ATGATTCACATCACGCTTCCCGACGGTTCGCAACGCGAGTTTCCAGGCCCTGTCACGGTGGCCGAAGTAGCCGCCTCCATTGGCTCTGGTCTGGCCAAAGCTGCCTTGGCGGGCAAGATCAGTGACAAGGTGGTGGACACCAGCTACCAGATCACGGCCGACAGTCCGCTGTCCATCGTGACGGCCAAGGATGCAGATGGCCTGGACGTGATCCGGCACTCCACTGCCCACTTGCTGGCGTACGCGGTCAAGGAGCTGTTTCCTGACGCGCAGGTCACCATCGGTCCGGTGATCGAAAACGGCTTCTATTACGACTTTGCCTACAAGCGCCCCTTCACGCCTGAGGACCTGGTGGCCATCGAAAAGCGCATGGCCGAATTGGCGGCCAAGGATGAGCCTGTGGTGCGCCGTGTGTTGCCGCGTGATGAGGCGGTGGCGTACTTCAAGGGTCTGGGTGAGCACTACAAGGCAGAAATCATTGCGAGCATTCCCAGCAATGAAGACGTGAGCCTGTACCGCGAAGGCAATTTCGAAGACCTGTGCCGCGGCCCCCACGTGCCCAGCACGGGCAAGCTCAAGTTCTTCAAGCTGATGAAGGTGGCGGGCGCCTATTGGCGTGGCGACCACCGCAATGAGATGCTGCAGCGGGTGTACGGCACGGCCTGGGCGACCAAGGACGAGTTGCAGCAGTACCTCACGATGCTGGAGGAGGCAGAGAAGCGCGATCACCGCAAGCTGGGTCGCGAGCTGGATCTGTTCCATATCGACGAGCATTCGCCTGGCACGGTCTTCTGGCACCCTAAGGGCTGGACGGTGTGGCAGGAAGTGGAGCAGTACATGCGCCGTGTGTACCGCGACAACGGCTACCAAGAGGTCAAGGGGCCGCAAATCCTGGATCAGGGCCTGTGGGAGAAAACCGGCCACTGGGACAAATACCGCGAGAACATGTTTGTCACGGAATCGGAGAAGCGTGACTACGCGCTCAAGCCGATGAACTGCCCCGGGCACATCATCATCTTCAAGCAAGGCATCAAGAGCTATCGCGACCTGCCGCTGCGTTTTGGCGAATTCGGCCAGTGCCATCGCAATGAGCCCACCGGGGGGCTGCACGGCATCATGCGCGTGCGCGCGTTCACGCAGGACGATGGCCATATTTTCTGTACCGAAGACCAGATTCAGTCGGAAGTGGTGGCCTTCACCACGTTACTGCAGAAGGTCTACAAAGACTTTGGATTCACACACATCATCTACAAGCTGTCCACCCGGCCAGAGAAGCGTATTGGCAGTGAGGAAAGCTGGGACCGCGCCGAAAACGCCTTGGCTGAGGGCCTGCGGGCGTCCGGTTGCGAGTTTGAATACCTGCCTGGCGAAGGCGCGTTCTACGGCCCCAAGATCGAGTACACGCTCAAGGACGCGCTGGGTCGCCCATGGCAATGCGGAACGATCCAGGTCGACCCCAACATGCCAGAGCGCCTGGATGCAGAGTTTGTGGGCGAAGATGGCGACCGCCATCGACCCATCATGCTGCACCGTGCCATCGTGGGTAGCCTTGAGCGCTTCATCGGAATTCTGATCGAGCAGCATGCGGGCGCCTTGCCCACCTGGCTTGCTCCCGTACAGGTTTCTGTGCTCAACATCACGGATGCGCAGTCCGATTACTGTCGTGAAATCGCAGCAAAACTGCAAAAAGCGCTGCCCAATCAAGGCCTTAGGGTGGCCCTGGATCTGCGTAACGAGAAGATTACGTATAAAATACGGGAGCATTCGATGCAAAAGCTGCCCTACATCCTCGTCGCAGGCGATAAGGAAAAGGCGGCGGGAGCCGTTGCAGTACGAGCCCGAGGCAATCGTGACCTCGGCGTGATGTCGGTGGATGCGTTCATTGAATTGATCGCTAACGACATCGCTACCAAAGCCTGA
- the infC gene encoding translation initiation factor IF-3: MAIATEFRDRRHREERKHRLNREIMAPEVRLSGPDNEPLGVVSLMEALRMAGELDVDLVEIAATANPPVCRLMDYGKFKYQEQKRAAEAKAKQTVIEIKEVKFRPGTDDGDYNIKMRNIRRFLADGDKCKITLRFRGREITHQELGLALLNRIRDELADSIIIEQFPKLEGRQMIMMIAPGKKKPAAKPAAEGAAPAAGAAA, encoded by the coding sequence ATAGCCATCGCTACTGAATTTCGTGATCGTCGCCACCGGGAAGAGCGCAAGCACCGCCTGAACCGTGAAATCATGGCCCCGGAAGTCCGCCTGTCCGGGCCTGACAACGAGCCTCTGGGTGTTGTCAGCCTCATGGAGGCCTTGCGCATGGCTGGTGAGTTGGACGTGGATCTGGTGGAAATCGCCGCCACGGCAAACCCTCCGGTATGCCGTCTCATGGACTACGGCAAGTTCAAGTACCAAGAGCAAAAGCGTGCGGCAGAAGCCAAAGCCAAGCAGACGGTCATTGAGATCAAGGAAGTCAAGTTCCGTCCCGGTACGGACGATGGCGACTACAACATCAAGATGCGCAATATCCGCCGCTTTCTGGCGGATGGCGACAAGTGCAAGATCACGCTGCGGTTCCGCGGTCGCGAAATCACGCACCAGGAACTCGGCTTGGCTTTGCTGAACCGGATTCGCGACGAGTTGGCAGACAGCATCATCATCGAACAGTTTCCAAAGCTGGAAGGCCGCCAGATGATCATGATGATTGCGCCTGGCAAGAAGAAGCCGGCGGCCAAGCCCGCGGCTGAAGGCGCTGCGCCGGCAGCGGGCGCGGCGGCCTGA
- the rpmI gene encoding 50S ribosomal protein L35 produces the protein MPKMKTKSSAKKRFRVRPGGTVKRGQAFKRHILTKKTTKNKRHLRGAVAVHETNMGSIAQMLPGAGL, from the coding sequence ATGCCCAAAATGAAGACCAAGAGCAGCGCGAAAAAACGTTTCCGCGTTCGTCCCGGTGGCACCGTCAAGCGCGGTCAAGCCTTCAAGCGTCACATCTTGACCAAGAAGACCACCAAGAACAAGCGCCACCTGCGTGGTGCAGTTGCTGTGCATGAGACCAACATGGGCTCGATCGCACAAATGCTGCCCGGTGCTGGCCTGTAA
- the rplT gene encoding 50S ribosomal protein L20 translates to MPRVKRGVTARARHKKVLALAKGFRGRRGNVFRIAKQAVMKAGQYAYRDRRTKKRVFRQLWIARINAAARELGLTYSQFANGLKKASIEIDRKMLADLAVHDKAAFGSIVEQVKAKLAA, encoded by the coding sequence ATGCCTCGCGTCAAACGTGGTGTAACGGCCCGTGCCCGTCACAAGAAAGTTCTCGCCCTTGCCAAGGGTTTCCGTGGTCGCCGCGGTAACGTCTTCCGTATCGCCAAACAGGCGGTAATGAAGGCTGGGCAATATGCCTACCGTGACCGCCGCACCAAGAAGCGCGTGTTCCGCCAGTTGTGGATCGCCCGTATCAACGCCGCTGCCCGTGAACTGGGCCTGACCTACAGCCAGTTCGCCAACGGCCTGAAGAAGGCATCCATCGAGATCGACCGCAAGATGCTGGCCGACCTCGCAGTGCACGACAAGGCTGCCTTTGGCAGCATCGTGGAGCAAGTCAAGGCCAAGCTGGCTGCTTGA
- the pheS gene encoding phenylalanine--tRNA ligase subunit alpha produces MNELDSLVESATQLFAQSATPADLENAKAQFLGKSGRVTELMKGMAQLSVEEKKSRGAAINVAKQAIEAALTARRQALADAELQLQLKAEALDVSLPGRQRGQGGLHPVSLTLERIQGIFGSMGFDVAEGPEIETDWFNFTALNTPEDHPARSMHDTFYVEGGTATAPNLLRTHTSPMQIRHAVQHVKKHRAALDAGQSMPEIRVIAPGRTYRVDSDATHSPMFHQCEGLWIGENVSFKDLKVIFTDFCRTFFESDDLVLRFRPSFFPFTEPSAEIDIQFQTGPLAGRWLEVAGSGQVHPNVVRNMGLDPEKYIGFAFGMGPDRLTMLRYGVNDLRLFFDGDIRFLSQFQ; encoded by the coding sequence ATGAACGAGTTGGATTCCCTGGTCGAGAGCGCGACGCAACTGTTTGCCCAAAGCGCAACCCCCGCTGACCTCGAAAACGCCAAGGCGCAGTTTCTGGGCAAGTCGGGTCGCGTGACCGAGCTGATGAAGGGCATGGCGCAGCTGTCCGTCGAGGAAAAGAAATCCCGCGGTGCAGCCATCAATGTGGCCAAGCAGGCCATTGAGGCCGCGCTGACTGCGCGCCGCCAGGCGCTGGCCGATGCCGAACTTCAATTGCAGCTCAAGGCCGAAGCACTGGACGTGAGCCTGCCAGGCCGCCAGCGCGGGCAGGGTGGCTTGCACCCGGTGTCGCTCACGCTTGAACGCATCCAGGGCATCTTCGGTTCCATGGGCTTTGACGTCGCCGAAGGTCCGGAGATCGAAACCGACTGGTTCAATTTCACCGCATTGAATACGCCGGAAGACCACCCCGCGCGCTCCATGCATGACACGTTTTACGTGGAGGGCGGCACTGCCACCGCCCCCAACCTGCTGCGCACCCACACCAGCCCCATGCAAATCCGCCATGCGGTGCAGCACGTGAAGAAGCACCGCGCCGCACTGGATGCCGGTCAGTCGATGCCCGAGATCCGCGTGATCGCCCCCGGCCGCACCTACCGTGTGGACAGCGACGCCACGCACTCGCCCATGTTCCACCAGTGCGAAGGCCTGTGGATCGGTGAGAACGTGAGCTTCAAGGATCTGAAGGTCATCTTCACGGATTTCTGCCGCACTTTCTTTGAAAGCGACGATCTCGTGTTGCGCTTCCGTCCCAGCTTTTTCCCGTTCACGGAGCCCAGCGCCGAGATCGACATCCAATTCCAGACGGGCCCGCTGGCTGGTCGTTGGCTGGAGGTGGCCGGCTCAGGCCAGGTGCACCCCAACGTGGTGCGCAACATGGGCCTCGACCCCGAGAAGTACATCGGCTTTGCGTTCGGCATGGGGCCAGACCGCCTGACCATGCTGCGTTATGGCGTCAACGACCTGCGCCTGTTCTTTGATGGCGACATCCGTTTCCTGTCGCAGTTCCAGTAA